The genomic stretch ACGGTAGGCTAACGCtatgggtttcattttgcaagatacCGGTAGATGAATTACGCAGTATTAGCCGACGTTTTGTTATTATTCCGTTAGCATAACATCATCTTTGTCCGGATGATtgtgtagttggcatttggcttgtagaACTTAATGTCATATACCTACCCGTTTATAATTTGGACATCGGCTTCCAAAGATTTACATAttgaactgctgacaggtgttcCACTAACGCCGAAACACATCAGTGACCATAATGGGCGGCAAGCTGTCATGGTCTTCCTCATTCGTAAGGATCAATATCATAAactaacttcagttttgtaatATATCGCCCCTTTGCCTCAGCTCCTTATATGAGTATTTGTCTTTTGcacatattatatacatttttttaatacattacatttatatactactaacagtagtatatagtacagGTGACCTGTGGCGCCTAATGTCAGCTGGGTTCGGTTCCAGCGACCCCGCGACCCcaaataggataagcggttacagataatggatgaatgTATACTACTAACCCTGCATTGgtatgattactatctttgttgtatggcctggctcaggttaaaccctttgtaaaacaaaggGCTTACATTTTGCTAGCTCTGGCTAACATTACACCCTCTGCTAGCATCTGCCCGATTCGTACATCCTACACGATTGGAAATgcacatgtgcaactctcaacagaaaCGTGGAAGAAGCGAGGTTGCTCACtcgttagctacttccatcatcagtgTCAGAAATCGATATAGTATCGGGTAGGATGTACAGATCGGGTAGCTAGATTACGAATCCTGCTATagcgaaggcatgacccgccctactctgcctctgattggctagtacttGTTGCCTCCGTTGGTGGGATTggctagggttagggtgagaatatcagggtaagccaatcagaggcagagtagggcgggtcatgccttcacTGTAGTAGGATTCGTAATATCGCGATCGGGTAGCAAGTGAAACAAATTTCCAATACTTTCCAATTTCCAAATTTGTAGTCTCCATGCTCAGGCCGAGATAACCCTGATGAAGTCATCAGGGGCTTGACAAAGCTCCTGTTTGCATTTGTATAATTTGATCGTCATGTGTACAATTGGTTGGACCACCCCTTATAATCCTATACGTGAAGtccaacatactatatatacaaacatagtGTAATATAGAAATTACATAGGTAAACTTAAATCAGTATAAAACAGTATGTTATGCATAACACAATGATGCTGAACAACAGTAGTTGAAGCTTATAATGTTTTTACAATATTGTGGAGCTGATGGGAGTTTGAATTGGTGACCCTGCTGATCTGAGCACTGGCACAACTCTAGTAGTCCTACTGCTCCCTCTACAGGACAAAGTGCTTCACTAACCAGCAATCTATCATctaatatgtattattaaatCTTCAGAGTTACAGAAGTAAACTACTGTTTAATGATATCATATCAGACAGGACAATAAGACAGTCAGCTGTGTCATTTTCAGTTTAttactgaatgaatgaaacgaGAGCGACAACAATCACCAGTGTCATCAGATAAAGTGCACTTCATATATAAGCGGTCTCATATTCTATGAGAGTCAATGGAAGCCTACTGACATGACCAGTCACATCACATCCTACTCAGTAATGCACACGATGATTCACAAGTTACAGGCTCAATAATGCACATTGTGACAAATAATGCACACACAATAATACACAcatgactcaataaatatatatatagatacatagcTGTGCTACAAAGtgatataatactatattactttactaatataataaaatattacaaaGCATGCTGCTGTACAATATAAaactgacaaaaacacacaaatgtaaacacactaatgtgcaaaatgtgtTGACTGAGAAGTAATCCAATACTGTTTAAGTTACTGGCAAACGTATCTCACATTCTGGCAGTTTTTAAATTACAATCAGAGGCTCTAGTGGCTTGGTTCCACTCACTGGACCATTTCAGTatccatgacaaaaacaacagttcgaaaagATATATTGACGTGCGAATTACTCGactgtgtaaaggcctttacgcACGGTCAAAAACTACAAGATGTGGTTTTTCAGAGGGTTATGGAAGTTTCTGTGTCCATCCCCAAAAAACTGTCcagcacattttgttttttttggtgcggattaaacaaatgagatataacatgttaattaccAGCTTTATAGCTTTACAGGTGCTGGTAGACAGACTTCGTTATCtttgacagagccaggctagtaAAGGCAAGTGAGGAAAGTAGGTtccttattttatatttattttttcacctgtgaaaacaggtgggaataaaacaaatttggcaggtgattttatttttttgtcaggatcaagtgtttgtttttgtaatgcacattttggccacaagaggctgaagtgcactAGTACTTCATGTTCTCAATGTTCTTGGACtaaaaagcattcatgttttcttccaggtgagttttaatttgtCCATGCACTCTTGCTTACACACAGTATATGCACCTTGAGtttaaaactcacctggaagtaaacatgaatgattttagtcctatttagaacaaaaggtagtggtgcacttcagcctcttgtggccaaaAATGAGCATTACAACAACAAGCACTGATCCTggaaaacaataacacaaaacaaaacttgcctctcagggcttccgtacagACCAACTTCTTTTTACAATTAAAACTTGAATTATCTTGCCGTAAGAAATAGTGTCAATAATTCCTATAAAGCACCAACGAGACACCAGACAAATGTTATATTGAGACTTCTGAGGCCGACTTCTAGACGTGAGTGCAATACAGGTCAAAGATTGTGCAGTTCTCTGAAACGTACTCGGCATATACACAAGATATTGTAATATCATCCTACAGTACCCTGAAATCTGATTCAATATGAAAAATCACAGTGTCCACCTGAAATCCCCTCTGGGAGTGGCTGGGACTGAGAGGTTTGGCAGTGATGGAGAGAGGGGACAGAAATTGGTATCACAGTATCACACCAGTTACTCCATCTATTTTTTCTAATGCGTATTAACATTCCCTTTATACTTTGATATTGTTCTCTATAAAGCACACCAAACTATACAGGACATGATTATTCATTGTCACTAAGACCTGAACCatgataaatgtaatataaggATGTAAACACACTTAGTGAATGCAGTGCACCTGGATTTACACATTACATTGTATGATCAGCACATGGTATCACCAGtgtacaaatactgtatgttcgTGTCAAAGGTTTGTgtgtattattttgtattatacaTACACTCAGTGCTGTCAGCCTTAGTCTAAAGAGAAAATGTCTTTCCACTATCCTCACTTCCAGAACCTTCCCTCAGCAGCCAGCCTTTGGTTCAGCCGACAGAGCTGCCGGAGGAAGCCGTCGTTGGGTCCGATCTCTCTTTTCTGCCGCACCATGGCCAGAGCGGTGTGGACGTCCATGTTTTGGCGAAGCATCAGGTAGGCTATGACTAAAGTAGGGGCGCGGCTGTAGCCCTCCCTGCAGTGAACGTACACTTTGCCTGAAAAAGGGAAAGGAAGAAAATTCACATTGGTATCCGAAGTATTACATTTGagtttaaagcttttttttttttgttgtgggaAACACTATAAGCACAACATTGTCGTGATATCATCCAGTACAGTTGTTATGCTGACATGTTAGCCTATTTACATATTCAgcagacacagaggaacatcaaTACTCCTCTGACCTTTTCCATTCTTGTATGCCAGCGCCTTCTCGATGAAGTCCGCCGCCTCCTCAAAGAAAACGCTGATGTCGAAGTGGTCGGTGTCGCTGGCCGCCACGCCGTGGTAGATGATGCCTGTGCCAGCATAGAACTCGGCGTTGGTGTTGACGTGCATGAAGGAGTTCCCCTCCGCCCCGTTCAGGATGTGGGTGATGCCCTGACGCTTGAGACGCATCACGTTCATCGCCACAAACCTGTGTCAGATTGgtaagcaaaacaaaaaacacaccatAGAGTTGATTTCACACATGCAGCTAATGCTGGGTGGGACATCAAGCAAAATACAATGTGCTGTTTCTCATGACTGCGTGCAAAACTATGTTACTTTTGTGGAGTAGTTCATACTCCGACAGAGATGtttaaataaaagtgaatgGAGCGACACAACTAATAAGCTACAGGAGCTTCCTCTATTTTGGACTCTGCGGCTCTCCATCCCCTCAAAGGTCAGCACTGTCAAGACAGCTTGCTTTTGGTCAAATGCGCAATTTCGCAtgtcaaagttcaccaaagcTGAATTCAACGTGGAGGATTCGCTCCTTGGGCAGATACTCCAGTAGGCTACCTCcggctctgaaaagtgaagccaatgtggaagtgccttaacagccagcagggggcgactcctctggttgcaaaacagagtctgattgtatagaagtctattagaaaatgagcctacttctcacttgatttattaccccagtaaacattgtaaacatgagtttatggtctcaatcgctagtttcaagtcttcttcaatacagcatgatgttcatttagtaaatgatggtcccatttagagtcaaatagaccataaagcagggtatgctttagggcgtggctaccttgtgattgacaggtcgctaccacgacgttgtccggtctatgttttcatcttacaactttaaccctttcacagtgtgttttcagttcatgaaagttaataaataaataacatttttggttgcctgaaaatgtcttattcagcattcggttgcacttagctctaccctctcgtgtcactctcgcggttgcaaaaaaacaagatggtgatggcaaAAATGCCGaaatcgaggcttcaaaacggcagtccacaaaccaatgggtgacgtcatggtgactacgtccacttcttatatacagtctatgagatACTCTGATTGTGGCGATTCCATTGGAATTAACTGATTTTGACCTTCAGATCTTCCCTGTCTGGTAAATACCaacatttaaactttaaactctgtctctccccccccccctcaccttTAGCCTCATATCCCTTCCCTAGCCCATGCTTTTCCATGCACCTTTCCATACATCATTCCACATATCCACCAGTTGCCCTCAATGAGTTTCCCACCTCTGCCAGCCACTTCAAATGCACAAGGATTTCAATCAAAATGTCGTTCTTCATGTGAATCATTATGTCTTCTGAGaactaaatataatattcttaatAGCTACCACACATTAT from Sebastes fasciatus isolate fSebFas1 chromosome 13, fSebFas1.pri, whole genome shotgun sequence encodes the following:
- the LOC141780466 gene encoding dual specificity protein phosphatase 3-like, with amino-acid sequence MSATFTSSFLPCVCSLTGGSLTWLESADMKNKPSQQVSTAAPERLDNMPSFEVSLQQLNDLLTDESGLYSWPTKHYNEVYKRIYVGNAFVAMNVMRLKRQGITHILNGAEGNSFMHVNTNAEFYAGTGIIYHGVAASDTDHFDISVFFEEAADFIEKALAYKNGKGKVYVHCREGYSRAPTLVIAYLMLRQNMDVHTALAMVRQKREIGPNDGFLRQLCRLNQRLAAEGRFWK